From a single Pelobacter seleniigenes DSM 18267 genomic region:
- the dut gene encoding dUTP diphosphatase has translation MDKPCIQVKKLHEDAVLPRYMTDLAAGMDVCAMVNEELRLQPGERCLVPTGLAFSIPVGFEIQVRPRSGLAIKHGIALVNSPGTIDADYRGEVRIIMINHGHEEFVIQSGDRIAQLIVAPVCQAVLKEVDELDDTARGAGGFGHTGKNGEQRETNQP, from the coding sequence ATGGACAAACCCTGCATTCAGGTTAAAAAGCTGCATGAAGATGCCGTGTTACCACGCTATATGACGGATCTCGCCGCCGGGATGGATGTCTGTGCCATGGTCAATGAAGAGCTGCGGCTGCAGCCGGGAGAACGTTGTCTGGTCCCAACCGGGCTGGCCTTTTCGATTCCGGTCGGTTTTGAAATCCAGGTCCGGCCTCGTTCCGGACTGGCGATCAAGCACGGGATTGCCCTGGTCAATTCACCGGGGACCATTGATGCCGATTATCGTGGCGAGGTGCGGATCATTATGATCAATCATGGTCATGAAGAATTTGTCATTCAAAGTGGTGATCGCATTGCCCAACTTATTGTTGCGCCGGTGTGTCAGGCGGTTTTAAAAGAAGTGGACGAATTGGACGACACAGCCAGAGGGGCAGGAGGATTCGGCCATACCGGTAAAAACGGAGAACAGCGTGAAACAAACCAACCCTGA
- a CDS encoding YbeD family protein has product MKQTNPEELLDFPCHFQFKAVGLAGDIFQEGIIEAVKKHAMVSQDAVRCRPSGQGNYQAVSILVMLHSYQQLTDIYAEMRQVPNLKMLL; this is encoded by the coding sequence GTGAAACAAACCAACCCTGAAGAGTTGCTCGATTTTCCCTGCCATTTTCAATTTAAGGCGGTCGGCCTGGCCGGCGATATTTTTCAGGAAGGAATTATCGAAGCGGTGAAAAAGCATGCCATGGTGTCACAGGATGCAGTTCGCTGCCGCCCCAGCGGCCAAGGTAACTATCAGGCCGTATCAATTCTGGTCATGCTTCACAGTTATCAACAACTGACTGATATTTATGCAGAAATGCGCCAGGTTCCCAACCTGAAAATGTTGCTTTAA
- a CDS encoding L-threonylcarbamoyladenylate synthase, with the protein MLISINPINPQPRLIRQIVECLKQGGVIIYPTDTTYGIGCDIFNRKGVKKIFQIKQRDSHKPFSFICTDLAEISSYAQVSNFAFKIMKRHLPGPYTFVLDATKVVPDSLSTKQKTVGIRIPDSPICQAIVKELGHPLVTTSANISGEQTPADPYEINEHLGHLVDMVVDGGISMNEASTVISLLNDSIEVLRQGSGDTGWIE; encoded by the coding sequence ATGCTTATTTCAATCAACCCTATTAATCCTCAACCGCGCCTGATTCGGCAGATTGTTGAATGCCTTAAACAGGGCGGGGTCATCATTTACCCCACGGACACAACCTATGGGATCGGCTGCGACATTTTCAACCGCAAAGGTGTAAAAAAGATTTTTCAGATTAAACAACGGGACAGTCATAAACCGTTTTCCTTTATTTGCACCGACCTCGCTGAAATTTCCAGCTATGCCCAGGTCAGTAATTTTGCCTTTAAAATTATGAAGCGCCATCTGCCGGGTCCGTATACTTTTGTTCTGGACGCTACCAAGGTGGTTCCAGACTCCTTGAGCACCAAACAAAAAACCGTCGGCATCAGAATCCCCGACAGCCCCATCTGCCAGGCTATTGTTAAGGAACTCGGCCATCCGTTGGTGACCACTTCCGCCAATATTTCCGGAGAACAGACCCCGGCTGACCCCTATGAAATCAATGAACACCTGGGACACCTGGTTGATATGGTTGTTGACGGCGGCATTTCCATGAATGAGGCTTCGACCGTCATTAGTCTGCTTAATGATAGTATCGAAGTTTTGCGACAGGGAAGCGGGGATACCGGTTGGATAGAGTAG
- a CDS encoding type IV pilus twitching motility protein PilT, translating into MDIKTLNQILEIAFAKRVSDIHFEVDNPPFFRAHGQLLRSKLPDLKPQDTEFIAATIMAKNKRKLPEDFSEFDASYALANSGGRFRVSIFRQRGNIGIVMRVIPPEIGTFQDLKLPGVLAEIVKAPNGLVLVTGPTGNGKSTTLASMINHINEKYAYNIITIEDPIEFLFKSQKSCIIQREVGIDTQNFSSALKASLRMDPDVIMVGELRDLETIDACIKASETGHLVFSTLHTQSAVSTINRIVGHFPPDTQGIIRQRLADILVATVSLRLIEDKSGEAVLPVVEVMRTTTTIQACIREGNLDEIGSHIEKGSAQYQMQSMDQHLIQLCKKGLITVREAKRVSTSMDLERKLTFT; encoded by the coding sequence ATGGATATCAAAACCCTCAACCAGATTCTGGAAATCGCGTTTGCAAAACGCGTCTCCGACATCCACTTTGAGGTTGACAATCCGCCTTTCTTTCGCGCCCATGGCCAGCTTTTGCGCTCCAAACTGCCCGATCTGAAGCCGCAGGACACTGAGTTCATCGCGGCCACCATCATGGCGAAAAATAAACGCAAGTTGCCCGAAGATTTTTCCGAGTTTGATGCCTCTTATGCCTTGGCTAACAGTGGTGGACGGTTTCGGGTCAGTATCTTTCGACAAAGAGGGAATATCGGCATTGTCATGCGGGTTATCCCCCCTGAAATAGGCACGTTTCAGGATCTGAAACTGCCTGGGGTCCTGGCCGAGATCGTCAAGGCTCCCAACGGACTGGTGCTGGTAACCGGACCAACCGGCAACGGTAAATCCACGACCTTGGCATCGATGATCAATCATATTAACGAAAAATATGCCTATAACATCATCACCATCGAAGACCCGATTGAATTTCTTTTCAAATCGCAAAAAAGCTGCATAATTCAGCGAGAAGTCGGCATTGACACCCAGAACTTCAGTTCGGCCCTGAAAGCGTCGCTGCGCATGGACCCGGACGTAATCATGGTTGGTGAGCTGCGGGACCTTGAAACTATTGATGCCTGTATCAAGGCATCGGAAACCGGACACCTGGTATTTTCAACTTTGCACACCCAAAGTGCGGTTTCGACTATCAACCGGATTGTCGGCCATTTTCCACCGGACACTCAGGGGATCATCCGGCAGCGACTGGCGGACATTCTTGTCGCAACGGTCTCTCTCCGGTTAATTGAAGACAAAAGTGGGGAAGCGGTTCTGCCCGTGGTGGAAGTCATGCGAACCACCACCACCATTCAGGCCTGTATCCGTGAAGGTAACCTCGACGAAATCGGCAGTCATATTGAAAAAGGCAGTGCCCAGTACCAGATGCAGTCAATGGATCAGCATTTGATTCAATTGTGTAAGAAAGGCCTGATTACGGTTCGGGAAGCCAAACGGGTTTCGACCTCAATGGACCTGGAGCGAAAACTCACCTTTACTTAA
- a CDS encoding DUF4388 domain-containing protein has translation MPLTGELEQLPIVDVIQLIHSTRKSGTLNVYSRKGEGQLVFRDGYIICATHSSDDLKIGKILVESKIINESDLKRALISQKLAGEYRKPLIATLHDHCGLSKDSAYKALETLIEMTVVEMVSWSRGVFTLDTETVLINDEYQYLPTHLQDVSLDTQMVLMDALRIFDEKVHAGEIKLIDEGEDLEGSTPIGVVEEEQPEYTSEDVVVSEDILGLADLDKIERKKPSTFQVLEAFDPADIHRQVIARTLPTVSESFSDAMVDFLTRVSLPLPDEPLALHPAVRSQAVILYSDDEFLRHAIMTVCKREGILAFAPEDEEDLERVVDRTLKKILEPIVVFGCPNPAAEHFTKQGLMELRSRMMLQHPDISLIQLASPGDYSFSLESLNDGMRAVFPYPDPSQQNDAPVVDTIQFLNSFSTYIRSCFNEERRLQFSKLRNCLSSLRLLKKAPDISLLLLQFVGEFFARSLTLIVDRDALIAERSIGIISDLATGPAPPMKTRIPIRKKSLFQQVISSGESFFGSSDDDMLGDLLYPEIGVPADPTILLLPLKSNDRIITVTYADFGHQKAKDISLDFLEFFAGQAGISMENALFRKQLKNSALPDVVH, from the coding sequence ATGCCACTGACCGGTGAACTGGAACAACTGCCGATAGTTGATGTTATTCAATTGATCCACTCCACCAGAAAATCGGGGACTCTGAATGTTTATAGCCGCAAGGGCGAAGGGCAACTGGTTTTTCGTGATGGTTATATCATTTGTGCAACCCATTCAAGTGATGATCTGAAAATCGGTAAAATCCTCGTCGAAAGTAAGATCATCAACGAGAGCGACCTTAAAAGAGCTCTGATCAGTCAAAAACTGGCCGGCGAATATCGTAAGCCGCTGATTGCGACCCTGCACGATCATTGCGGCCTGTCCAAGGATTCGGCTTACAAGGCCCTTGAGACCCTGATTGAAATGACTGTCGTGGAAATGGTCAGCTGGAGTCGTGGGGTTTTTACACTGGATACGGAGACGGTTCTCATCAACGATGAGTATCAATATCTCCCCACTCACCTGCAGGACGTCAGCCTGGACACTCAAATGGTGCTGATGGACGCTCTGCGGATTTTTGATGAGAAGGTTCATGCCGGGGAGATCAAATTAATAGACGAAGGCGAAGACCTGGAGGGGTCTACTCCAATTGGGGTTGTTGAGGAAGAACAGCCAGAGTATACCAGCGAGGACGTTGTCGTTTCCGAGGATATTCTGGGTCTTGCCGATCTCGATAAAATCGAACGGAAAAAACCATCCACATTTCAGGTTCTGGAAGCGTTCGATCCGGCGGATATTCACCGTCAGGTCATTGCCCGCACCCTGCCAACTGTTTCGGAAAGTTTTTCTGATGCCATGGTCGACTTTCTGACCCGCGTCTCCTTGCCCCTGCCGGACGAACCACTGGCCCTTCATCCGGCGGTCAGATCGCAGGCGGTCATTCTTTACAGCGATGACGAGTTCTTGCGCCATGCGATTATGACGGTTTGCAAACGCGAAGGTATCCTGGCCTTTGCCCCCGAGGACGAGGAAGATTTGGAGCGGGTTGTTGACCGAACCCTGAAAAAAATCCTTGAACCGATTGTGGTGTTCGGCTGCCCTAACCCGGCGGCAGAACATTTTACCAAGCAGGGGCTGATGGAACTGCGCTCGCGCATGATGCTGCAGCATCCGGATATCTCATTGATTCAACTGGCTAGTCCGGGCGATTATTCTTTTTCACTGGAATCATTGAATGATGGAATGAGGGCGGTTTTCCCTTACCCAGACCCTTCACAGCAAAATGATGCACCGGTAGTGGATACCATCCAATTTCTCAATTCGTTCAGCACCTATATCCGCAGCTGCTTCAATGAAGAACGGCGTCTGCAATTCTCCAAGTTGCGCAACTGCCTGTCCAGCCTGCGCCTGCTTAAAAAAGCACCGGATATTTCCTTGTTGCTGTTGCAGTTTGTCGGCGAATTCTTTGCCCGCAGCCTGACGCTGATTGTTGATCGTGATGCGCTGATTGCTGAACGCAGTATCGGGATTATCAGTGATCTTGCTACGGGCCCTGCCCCGCCCATGAAAACCAGGATTCCGATTCGGAAAAAATCGCTTTTTCAACAGGTCATCAGCAGCGGGGAGAGTTTTTTTGGCAGTTCGGATGACGACATGCTGGGGGATCTGCTTTATCCTGAGATCGGCGTCCCTGCCGACCCGACTATTCTGCTTTTGCCATTGAAAAGCAATGATCGAATCATTACAGTTACCTATGCAGATTTTGGCCATCAGAAAGCCAAAGATATTTCGCTGGATTTTCTGGAATTCTTTGCCGGTCAGGCGGGAATCTCGATGGAAAACGCATTATTCAGAAAGCAGCTAAAGAATTCTGCATTGCCTGATGTTGTTCATTAA
- the secG gene encoding preprotein translocase subunit SecG has product MTTVLIGLHIIVSIALIVIVLLQMGKGAQAGASFGAGGSQAMFGSTSGNFMSKITAGAAIIFMLTSLSLAYFYGSASSQTVMPSSVAAPVQTPAAPATPVAPTPVAPEKK; this is encoded by the coding sequence ATGACAACAGTTTTGATTGGCCTGCATATTATCGTATCAATTGCCTTGATCGTTATCGTGCTACTGCAAATGGGTAAAGGAGCGCAGGCAGGCGCTTCGTTCGGCGCAGGTGGAAGCCAAGCCATGTTCGGTTCCACAAGCGGGAACTTCATGAGTAAAATCACTGCCGGTGCTGCCATTATCTTTATGCTGACCAGTCTGTCGCTGGCCTATTTTTATGGCTCCGCATCCTCTCAGACGGTTATGCCGAGCTCGGTTGCCGCACCAGTACAGACTCCGGCAGCTCCTGCAACTCCGGTTGCGCCGACCCCGGTTGCCCCGGAAAAAAAATAA
- the glgP gene encoding alpha-glucan family phosphorylase, translating into MDACKFYIQDQRIAYFSMEIGLSAEIPTYSGGLGVLAGDTIKSAADLKIPMVAVTLLYRKGYFLQQFDTTGWQQESDIEWFPENHMELLPQKAMITIENRDVKLQAWLYRVKSPTGGEVPVLFLDTDIPGNDDRDRAITDHLYGGDKTMRLKQEIVLGIGGARILRTLNFSIKKYHMNEGHASLLTVELLNSARMPLDQSFLENGSPVAVQQIINQCVFTTHTPVPAGHDRFDYALVEKLMPPEFSLEMLKEHSDDNELNMTLLAMNLSKFINGVAKRHGEISQRLFPGFKIHAITNGIHPFTWCSPFFVNLFDEYLPGWANEPELLVRVDHIPDHEIWDAHCGSKALFFQYIREKTGIDLNLDQLTIGFARRAATYKRGDLIFKNLDRLLDIGTGKLQLVFGGKAHPRDNEGKQVIRNIIQHAEKMRGKMTLVYLENYNMEIAGQFIPGVDLWLNNPMRPLEASGTSGMKAALNGVPNFSVLDGWWIEGHMEGITGWAIGPPPETVGVEDNRVDEDLEDMYSKLEQKIIPLFYQDRAGWIAVMKNAISKNAYYFNTHVMMRRYVTEAYIH; encoded by the coding sequence ATGGATGCATGTAAATTTTATATTCAGGATCAGCGTATCGCTTATTTTTCCATGGAGATCGGCCTGAGCGCTGAAATTCCAACCTATAGCGGTGGGCTTGGCGTGCTGGCCGGGGATACGATCAAGAGCGCAGCCGATCTGAAGATACCCATGGTCGCGGTAACCCTGCTGTATCGAAAAGGCTATTTCCTGCAGCAATTCGACACCACTGGCTGGCAGCAAGAGTCGGATATCGAATGGTTTCCTGAAAATCACATGGAACTATTGCCACAAAAAGCCATGATTACGATCGAAAATCGCGATGTTAAATTACAGGCTTGGCTGTATCGCGTGAAAAGTCCTACCGGCGGCGAAGTTCCGGTGCTGTTTCTGGATACCGATATTCCCGGGAACGACGACCGGGATCGGGCCATTACCGATCATCTCTACGGCGGTGATAAAACCATGCGCTTAAAACAGGAGATCGTGCTCGGAATCGGTGGCGCGCGGATCTTGAGAACCCTCAATTTTTCCATCAAAAAATATCATATGAACGAAGGGCATGCGAGTCTGCTCACAGTGGAGCTGCTAAATAGCGCCAGAATGCCCCTGGATCAATCTTTTCTCGAAAACGGGAGCCCTGTAGCGGTCCAACAGATTATCAATCAATGCGTCTTTACCACCCACACTCCGGTTCCGGCCGGGCATGATCGGTTTGATTACGCACTGGTCGAAAAACTCATGCCGCCGGAATTCAGCCTCGAGATGTTGAAAGAGCATTCAGACGATAATGAATTGAATATGACGCTACTGGCCATGAATCTGAGTAAATTCATCAATGGTGTCGCCAAACGCCACGGCGAGATTTCTCAACGCCTGTTTCCAGGGTTCAAAATTCATGCGATCACCAACGGCATTCATCCTTTTACCTGGTGCTCCCCTTTTTTCGTCAACCTGTTCGATGAGTATCTGCCGGGCTGGGCTAACGAACCAGAATTATTGGTCCGGGTCGACCATATCCCAGACCATGAAATCTGGGACGCCCACTGTGGCTCAAAGGCGCTATTCTTTCAGTATATCCGTGAAAAAACCGGAATTGACCTCAATCTGGATCAATTGACCATAGGCTTTGCCAGACGGGCTGCAACCTATAAACGCGGCGACCTGATTTTTAAAAACCTGGACCGGTTGCTAGACATCGGCACAGGTAAATTGCAACTGGTTTTTGGCGGCAAAGCCCATCCCCGGGATAACGAAGGGAAGCAGGTCATTCGCAATATTATTCAGCACGCCGAAAAAATGCGCGGTAAGATGACCCTGGTTTATCTGGAAAACTACAATATGGAAATTGCCGGGCAGTTCATCCCCGGCGTGGATCTCTGGCTCAACAACCCCATGCGTCCCCTTGAGGCATCAGGAACCAGCGGCATGAAGGCGGCACTTAATGGCGTGCCCAACTTCAGTGTCCTGGACGGTTGGTGGATCGAAGGACATATGGAAGGAATCACCGGTTGGGCCATCGGGCCGCCGCCGGAAACGGTCGGGGTTGAAGATAATCGAGTGGATGAAGACCTGGAAGACATGTATTCCAAACTCGAGCAAAAAATCATCCCGCTTTTTTACCAGGATCGGGCGGGCTGGATTGCGGTAATGAAAAACGCAATCAGTAAAAATGCTTACTACTTCAACACCCACGTCATGATGCGTCGCTATGTCACCGAGGCCTATATTCACTAA